The Bacteroidales bacterium genomic sequence AATGAAAAATTTCCTGCCGATGCGGGCTGCAGGGTGGATGTCGATGCCGGTACGTGAATGGGCATATTCCGTCATCATACGCGGCATAACCGGAACACCAAGTTCATGCAAGGCATGGGCCAGACGGTAAACAGTTACCGCAAAAAAACCCGGATAACACATGATTACTTCTTCCACCGAATCGGCAGCAGGATCGTTCTTCATGTAACCTTCGGCTTCCTCAAGCAAAATATCATAGATCTCCGGCAATTTCAAAAAAAAGCTCTCGGCAAGTTCCGTTGTAGGAGCGGGCAATCGGTTACCGAAAACACCAATAAGCTGAATGCATTGTTGTTTTAAGAGGGTCAGCCGTTCGAAGATAGCCTGAGCTGAAAGAAGCCTGTTCTGCCTGATAGGGAAAAGAAGATTGACAAGGTCACGGGTAAAATCACGCGTCGCCTCCAGAGGGGGAACGTCAAAACAATAATCGCGATTGACCTGTTCAAGTTTTTTGGCAAATGATTCCATCGGAATTTAATTCAGACACAAATATCTGAAATTTACATGTTATAAAACACATATTTTGGAAAATTGTTTAGTGCCTGAATCCGGTCGGGCAAACCGGTTAATTTACCGAAGACGGAATCAATACCAAATAGTATCCCTTTTCATTTCGCGCTGAGGAACAGGTAGGTTAAAATGGTAAAAGAAACTGTCCGGTTCGGAATAGAAGAAATGTTTAGAAAAAGGTACGGGTTTTCTTCTGAAAAAATCATCAAAAGGTTTGCGGAAAAACTCATCTTTCTGGTCAAACTTTCCCGGCCACATGCGGTTCATGATGCTGTCCATCCATTGCATATGCCGGTACATTTCACGTTCCATTTCCTCTATATCCTGATGTCCGGAAAAAGGGCCGAAACCGTGAAACCATTCAGAAGTGTCGGCAAAAGGGTCGCCAAAGTCAAAAAAGGAACCGGAACGCCCCGATTGGTGTCCGAAGCGAAATTTCGACGACCGGAAAATGCTGTCACCAGATTGTGACTCATAGGTATATAATGAATCGTATTCAATCAGATTCCCTTTGTCGTCGTATTTCTTATTTACCTTAATATCAACCTTTGGCATTGAACTGCCAAGTGTATCGTTCCTGGCCAGGGAAACAGGAGATAATGAAGCCAGCTGTGGCCGGACAAGAGTGAGAGCTCCAAAGATGAAGATGGTGAACAATCCGGCCAATATTCCTATGAGCACTCTTTTGTTTTTCAGAAAAGATGTTTTCATACAACAACCACCTCCTTTCAGAAAATATCAGTGTAAAATTATATAGTAATCTGAACGGCAGATAGTTAAATTATGTTAAACTATGAATAACAGAAAAAGCAGGACGGTACAGAATGAATCCGAACCGTCCTGCTCTTTTCCGGGCGACCGGATTATTGAATTTCAATAGTCCGGCCGGCTTTCTTTTTAGCTTCTTCCTTCTTCGGGATGGTGATGGTTAAGATACCGTCCTTATGGTTGGCTTTGATCTTGTCGGCATCCACGATATCGGGCAAGGTGAATGATCTGCGGAAAGAAGTGTAGGAGAATTCTTTCCTCAGATAATTCGACTCTTTGCTTTCCTTGGATACTTCTTTTTCAGAAGATATGGTAAGCAGCTTGTCGTCAACATCAATCTTAAAATCTTTCTTTTCAAGGCCTGGAGCTGCCACCTCAATCCGGAAAGCATCCTTGTCTTCGATAACGTTTACTGCCGGCATGCTCATCGATTCGCCAAGGTCCATTTCGGACAGCAAATCTCTGTTAAAGAATTCATCCATCCACGAAGGAAGTAATGAACGTCTTAACATCAGTGACATAGCTCAACCCTCCTTTCTTTTTTTATTTTTTTTTCATTTTCACCCCCTTTATAGCAAGTGTTGTGCCATGCAAGGTAAATGGTAATTAAAAAATTGATATACAATTATTTAATTATAAAGGCCCTTTTGTGCAAAATGTCAATATGGCACTTTATTGTCGATCAAGTATGCCAAACTGACATTTTAAAACTTTGGAACCCCTTTTGTGTTATATTTGCAGAACTTTAAAAAGGAACAGAAAATGATTGGATTTTATGTATTTTTTGGTGTATTAATGCTGATCAGTCTGTTGGTCAGCGAAATGTTAAAGTCGCGTTTCCGCAGATATTCGCAGATACCCTTGCCTTCAGGCCTTACGGGGAAGGAAGTTGCAGAGAAAATGCTGCGGGATAATGGCATTTATGATGTGGAGGTTATTTCCACAGAAGGTGAACTCACTGACCATTACAATCCTTTAAAAAAGACGGTCAATCTCAGCCGTAGTGTTTATAACAGCAACAGCGTGGCTGCGGCGGCTGTGGCGGCACATGAGTGCGGACATGCGGTTCAGCATGCGCGTGCTTATGCCTGGCTGCAGATGCGTTCAGCCCTCGTGCCGGTTGTCAGTTTTGCCTCCAATTGGGTGCAATGGATTCTGCTGGCAGGAATTCTGCTGATCGGAGTTTTTCCCCAGCTTCTTCTGGCGGGTATTGTATTATTTGCTCTGACCACCATTTTCAGCATTATTACCCTCCCCGTGGAAGTTGATGCCAGCCGCAGGGCTCTTGCATGGCTCAGCAATGCCGGCATTACCAACTATGAAACCCACGATAAAGCCACCGATGCATTGCGCTGGGCTGCTTATACCTACTTTATTGCTGCCATTACTTCCCTGGCAACTCTGCTTTACTATATTCTCATTTATCTGGGAAGAAGGGATTAGTCCACATTGCGCAGTTTTTAATGCGCAATGTGCCGCAAGGGCCGCTTTCACTTCGTTTCAGCGGGATTTGCCCGGATGCCTGTGCGCAAGGACAACCCACTGCGCATCAGGAGCGAAGCGAACTGATGCGCATTCCGGGATAAATGAAAGTTTTTTAAGGAAAATATAACAGGAGGTTACACGGGTAACCTCCTGTTGTTGATATACACTAAATTGATAAATCCTTAATATCCTGTGTGTATCTGAGGGGTATTGTTCTCTTAAAGGCTGATTCTATGGCAGGTGATTGCCTCAGCTGAGAGGATAGGGATTTGCCAGTGGAACTTCGTGTGCTGTACCCTGTGTTGGTTCGATATGAAATGTTCCTGTAAGCTGCATTAAGTCAATCAGATCCAGTATTTCATCCGAAACATTCAGCAGGAAAAGCCGTATGCCTCTTTCTTCAAGAACATGATGCAGTTTTACCAGAATGTCAAAACTTCTTGCATCGATGAAATGAATACCTTCCATGTCAAGGTTAAGGCAGCGGCAGGGACTTTCAATATACCCGGCAATGTCTTCATTCAGCCTGGAAGCCTTTTCGGCAGTGAGTCGGGTAAGATTTCTGAACCGGACTTTCAGGTCATCATGACTGGTTCGTTCAATCAGCAGCATATCATCCTCTCTCTTCTTTGTAATTCAGATTCCCGAAAATAAGTAAGTAATTGGCAACAAATGTAATTTTTGGAACATAATTTTCAACACAAAAGGAAATATTTTTCACAACATGTTTTTTCAATGCATATACTATCCTTGAAATCAATTATTTCGGGATGCAAAACACACACGGCATCTTCCCTGAGGAAAAGATTTCCTTCGCGTGATTTTTAAAAGAGGTTGGAGCAGAATAATGCCTCTCAGAATGCGTATCCGAAATTCAGACCAAATGCGAGTGAGGGTTTGTATTTTTTGCCCAGAACATCATTCAGGTTGTCGATATTGAGAAAGTTGCCGTTCTCTGACAGTTTGTAATCGCGGTTTTTCAGTCCCAACCCGGTGAAAATATCGAGAGCAAATCCTCCTTTTGAAATGATCTGGTATCCCAGCACCGCATTCAGGTTAAGCTTGGATGCCTGAAGGTAGTCATTTTCGTTGATGGTACTCTTGATTTTAGCCGTAGCCCATGATATATGGGGCGCAATGTAGAAACCTTCCGGCGCTTTTTCTCCGGTTATAAAAAACTTATACATAAACTGTACCCGGTAACCGCCGAAGTTTAGTCCTGTATCGCCTTTTGTCCATGTGTCGGGGTTGATAATCAAGGGAGCTCCCAGATAACTGGCTCCTATTTGAACGGATTGTTTCTGTAAGGTTCTGCTTTCGAACAAAAGGCGGTATTCTCCTGTAATAGGGATTACAACAACCCACAAAGGGCCTGCGGCAGCGGCAAGTGGATTGGTTTTAATGGTAAAACGGAAATCTTTTTCCTGCTCCTGAGCTGAAACCGCAGGAGAAAAAACCGGCCCCAGCAGGCTGATTCCCAGCAATAAAATAATGAGCTTTTTCATGGTGGTAGGAATAAGGTTCTTAATTTGGGTAAATTTAATACTTATTTATAAAATTGCCAAATTAAAGGTCCTTAGACTGATTGGTAACAACCCTGATATGAAGTTCGTCAAGTTGCTGTGGCATTAATTCCGAAGGTGTATCGAGCATCACATCCCTGCCGGAGTTGTTTTTAGGAAAAGCTATGATATCGCGGATGGAGTCAAGTCCGGCAAAGAGGGCACACCAGCGATCGAATCCGAAAGCAATTCCTCCGTGGGGTGGTGCTCCGTATTTGAAAGCGTTCATGAGAAAACCGAATTTTTTTTCTGCTTCTTCAGGTGTAAACCCTAAGCATTTAAACATAAGTTGCTGAATATCGGCACGGTGAATACGGATGGACCCTCCGCCGATTTCCACACCGTTGATTACAAAATCGTATGCTTTGGCACGCACCATGCCCGGATTGGTTTCGAGCAGGGGTATATCTTCTTCAAGCGGCGAAGTAAAAGGATGGTGCATGGCAAAGTACCGTTTTTCTTCTTCGTCCCATTCGAGTAAGGGGAAGTCAATCACCCAGAGAGGTTTAAATGTGTTTTTATCGCGCAGTCCCAGGCGGTTACCCATTTCAAGCCGAAGTTCGCCGAGTGCTTTAAGCGTTTTTTCTTTCGCTCCGGCCATGACAAGAATCAGGTCGCCGGCATGGGCTTTTGCTGCCTTCATCCATTCCTGCAGGTCAGCAGAGGAGAAAAATTTGTCGACAGAAGATTTAATTTGTCCTTCTGCTTCTGATTTAATATAAATTAATCCTTTTGCACCGACCTGGGGCCGTTTAACCCACTCGGTCAGGGCGTCGAGTTCTTTTCGTGAGTAGTTCCCGCAGCCGGGCACGCAAATCCCGCCAACAAATTCGGCTGTATCAAACACCTGAAAGCCTTTTCCTCTGGAAAGAGCAGTAAAATCGTTAATTTCCATTCCAAACCGCAGATCAGGCTTATCGCTGCCGTATTTATCCATGGCTTCCCGGTAGGTCATGCGGAGAAAAGGCTCTTCGAACCGGAGGCCTTTCACCGTAAGGAAAAGGTGGTGGGCAAGACCTTCAAATGTGGCAATAATATCAGGTACGTCCACAAAGGACATTTCACAGTCAATCTGGGTAAATTCCGGCTGTCGGTCAGCCCGCAGGTCTTCGTCGCGAAAACATTTAACGATCTGGAAATACCGGTCATAACCGGCTACCATCAGCAATTGTTTGAGCGTCTGGGGTGATTGTGGAAGGGCGTAAAACTGCCCGGGATTCATACGTGAGGGGACAACAAAGTCGCGGGCACCTTCAGGAGTTGAATTCATCAGAACGGGGGTTTCGATTTCAATAAAATCCTGCTGGTCAAGATATTTGCGTACTTCCTGAGCCATGCGGTGGCGCAGTTCCAGATTTCTTTTCAGCGGAGGCCGGCGGAGGTCGAGATAACGGTATTTCATGCGCAGGTCATCACCTCCGTCTGAGACTTCTTCTATGGTAAAGGGAGGAACTTCCGATGGATTCAGCACGATAAGTTCTTCGGCTTCAATTTCTATATCACCCGTAGGAAGTTTCGGGTTTTTACTGTCCCGTTCCTTCACCCTGCCGGTAACAGAAATGACATATTCCCTGCCCAGTTTGCGGGCCTGAACGCATAAATCAGGTCGGGTATCCATGTTAAAAACGAGCTGGGTAATGCCATACCGGTCGCGCAGGTCAATAAAAGTCATACCGCCAAGATCCCGGCTTCGCTGTACCCATCCCGCCAGGGTTACTTTTTTGCCGGTGTCGCTTATTCTCAGTTCTCCGCAGGTGTGAGTTCTGTACATACTTAATGATTTACAACGGTTGCGAAAATAGGAAAAAAAGCGAACTTTGACGGAAATATCCTTCTTTCATGAACTGGCCTTTATTTTCGGATGAGTATTTTATGAACGAAGCCCTGAAGGAAGCCCGTAAAGCCATGGAAAAGGATGAGGTTCCGGTAGGTGCAGTCATTGTGGCTGAAAACCGCATTCTTGCCCGTGCCCACAATCTGACGGAAACCCTGAATGATGTTACTGCCCATGCAGAAATGATGGCACTCACTGCCGCTGCCAATGCCATGGGAGGGAAGTACCTTCCCGACTGTACTCTGTTTGTAACGGTGGAACCTTGCGTTATGTGCGCGGGTGCCTTGTTCTGGGCACAGATCGGACGAATCGTTTACGGTGCGGCTGACCCCAAAAGAGGCTATAGCCTTCTCAAAGGCGAAATACTGCATCCGGGAACCCTTGTTAAACCGGGTGTGCTGGAAAATGAATGTGCCCAACTGATGCGGGATTTCTTCCGGAAAAAACGAACCGGATAAATGAATAGAAAAAGATAATTATATCCTGAATATATTGTACCTTTGCAATGGTATTCAGGAATCAGTTGTATCTCGGAAAAAGCTTGTTCAGCAATACATTATAAAAATTTAAATACTGATTATAAACAATTAAAGTTTTTCAGAAATGGCAATCAAGAAAGTTTGGATCGAAGAGGGCTGCACTGCCTGCGGACTATGCCAGGATACGTGCCCTGAAGTTTTTATCGTTGAAGACCAGGCCAGGGTGATTGAAGGTGTCACTTACAGTAATTTTGAGGCGCAGATTAAAGAGGCAGCCGAAAGTTGTCCGGTTGAAGTGATCAAGTATGAGGAGTAAACTCAAAGTGCGTCATGGAAAATGATTCCGCCTTAATTGATAAAATTCATCAGCTCAGGAAGGAGAAAAATGCGGTTATTCTTGCGCATTTTTATCAGATTCCTGAAATTCAGGATATTGCTGATTTTGTTGGTGACAGCCTTGATTTATCCCGGAAATCGGCAGCAACAGATGCTGATATTATTGTTTTTGCCGGCGTTCACTTTATGGCCGAAACCGCCAAGATTTTATCCCCCCAAAAAAAAGTGCTGATTCCTGACCCCAATGCAGGGTGTTCTCTGGCCGATTCCTGTCCTGCCGATGCTTTCAGGGCGTTCAGGGCAAAATATCCCGACCACCTGGTTGTTTCTTATGTAAATACATCGGCTGAGATCAAAGCAATGACCGATATTACCTGTACTTCTTCCAATGCCTTGCAGATCATAGAAAGCATTCCGAAAGACCGGAAGATTATATTCGCCCCTGATAAGAATCTGGGCAATTTTCTGAACAGCATCACAGGACGGAATATGGTGTTATGGGATGGTGCCTGCCATGTACATGAGAAGTTTTCGCTGGAGAAAATACTGGCTCTCAAACAGCAATATCCGGGAGCCAAACTGATTGCCCATCCGGAGTGTCAAAGGCCGGTTTTGCTGGCGGCCGATTACGTGGGCTCAACCTCTGCATTATTGCGCTTTGCGGAAACCGATTCAGGAAATGAATATATAGTAGCCACTGAGTCGGGTATTTTGCACCAGATGAGGAAACGCAATCCGCACAAGACCTTTATTCCTGCGCCTCCTCTTGATTCAACCTGCGGGTGCAGTGAATGCATCTTCATGAAAATGCACACTCTGCAGAAAATTTACGACAGCCTTAAGGAAGAGAAATATGAAATACTGCTCGATCCTGAACTTATTGAGCGGGCAAGAAGACCAATTGAAAAAATGCTGGAATTGTCTTCCTGAGCTGTTTTCTTACCGTTTTATCGGTGTTGCGGGCAACGGGAATTATGGGGAATTAGCCTGTTAGCTGAATGTTGGGTCGAATTTTCAGAATGATGTTTCGGTTTTAAACCCTGCCTTTTCAAGATCTTTCCAGAAACCCGGATACGATTTGCTTACTACTCCGGGGTCTTCAATATCAACAGGCTGGCCCGAGAGGCAAACCGGGGCAAAGGACATAGCCATACGATGGTCATCATAGGTTGAGAAACGTAAAGGGCCGGGCCGGGGTTTTTCCTTGCGGCCGTTCCATTCAAGAACTCCGTTTTCAGGTTCGGTGATGGCTATTCCCAGTTTTTTCATTTCGTTTACAAGAGCTGCTATACGGTCGGTTTCCTTTATTCGGAGGCTTTGGGCACCGGAAATCCGGAAAGGAATACCCAGCAGGCCAAGGCATACCACAAAGGTTTGTACCATGTCGGGCGTGTCTTCGAAATTTTCCTCGAACACGGAACAGCTTACCGGTATGCGGGAAAGCACAGCTCCCTCCGGCGTGAATTCGGTCTTAACTCCAAGGGTAGCAAAATGCCGTGCAATGACTGCATCGCCCTGCAGGCTGGCTTCAGGAAGATCGCAGATCGTAATAAGGCATTCCCCTGAAAGGGCTGCTATGGAATACCAGTAGGAAGCTGAACTCCAGTCGGGTTCTGCAGTGATTTCCGTTTCCCGATACAGCTGAGGATCAATGCGAATCAGGTTTCCGGAATACACGCTTTCTATTCCCGCCATTTTCAGGAGCTTCAGGGTGAGGTTTATATAGGGGTGGGAAATTATTTTTCCGGTCAGCTTCAGGGTAAGTCCATGAGGAAGAACCGGAGCGATCATCAGCAGGGCACTGATAAACTGGCTGCTGGTGCTCCCGTCGATCTCGGCTTCCTGTTTATGAAGTGTTTTTCCCCTGATTTTCAGCGGCGGGAAACCTTCGTTCTGAAGATATTCAATATCGGCACCCAGCTGACGGAGGGCATCCACCAGCTTTCCAACAGGACGCTGGCACATTCTTTCCGAGCCGGTTAGTACATACTCCCCTTCTGTTACTGCCAGGTAGGCTGTGAGGAAGCGCATAGCCGTGCCGGCATTTCCCGCATTGATTTCCTTTTTGCCCGGCTGAAGGGCCTCCAGGAGAACCGTTGTGTCGTTGCTGGAAGAGAGATTCCTGATGCGGATTTTGTTTCCGCTCAGTGCATTCATGATCAGCAGCCGGTTGCTGATGCTCTTGGAAGAAGGAAGAGTGATGCGGGCGGTAATTCTTCCTTCGGGAGCTGTAACTCTGATGATTTCTGGTTTCAAGGTCGCAGGTAGTTAATTTTATCGGGGGTGCTGCAAAGATAATGTTTCCTGTTTCGGGTAATGATAAAAAAGACTATTTTTAGAGTCGTAATTTATCAGTATGACCATCGACCTTCAGCGTACTGCCATCAAAATTCGTCTCCGTGGCCTTTTTATGGCTGTTTTGTTCGTCAGCCTTATTTGTGTGATATTGTTTCTGGAGGTTTTCAGAGATCCGGTTCTTGGCCTTACCCGGGCTCATTATATTCTTATTATTTCAGTTTTGTATGTACTTTATTCTCTTTATACCTTTCTTCTGGATCTGAATTATATTTATTTCAATGACGACGGCCAGAAGATTATTTTCCGTTATTACTCCATGCGACCACTCAGCCAGGTAAAAAGTTCGGTGGAGATACCCAAGGAATCATTTGCCGGTTTTGAGATCAGGAAAGGTTTTCTGGGGCTGGTACCTAAAATAGTCTTGTACCAGAAAGATAAGGCAGGTTTGTTCCGGTATCCTCCCGTTAGTATTTCTTCCCTTTCAGAGAAGGAGAAGAATTTGCTGCTGAGATCGTTGCAGAAATATGGAGGAAGATAGCTTATTACACGACATTGCCCTGAGCCTTATTCCGGGGGTTGGAAGCATTACCGCGCGCCAGCTGATTTCCTATGCGGGCAGCAGCCAGGCAGTTTTGTCCATGCGGCGCAAGGATCTTCTGCAGATACCTGGAATAGGAGAAACCATGGCCGATCGTATTCTTCAGGCCAATACCCTTTCCCGCGCCGAAGAGGAGCTTCGTTTTATTGAAAGGTACAAGATAAAGGCCTTGACATTCCGCGACAGCGCTTACCCCGAACGTCTGCGGCAATGTCCTGATGCTCCTCTGGTTTTATATGTAAAAGGAGAGGCTGACCTGAATGCGGAGCACATGATTGCTGTAGTCGGTACCCGGTCGGCTACCAGTTACGGCAAAAAAATGTGTTACGAACTGATTGACCGCCTGACGGCAAAAGGGTATCGTTTTACCGTTGTAAGCGGACTGGCCTATGGTATCGATGTGGCGGCCCACAGAGCTTCGCTGAAGGCGAAACAGCCAACCATTGCTGTGCTGGGGCATGGGCTCAGTAGTATCTACCCCCCTCTGCACGCTCAGGTAGCCAGAGAAATTTGCAGGGAAGGTGCCCTGGTTACTGATTTTGTAAGCGATGTGAAGGCAGAGCGAAAAAATTTCCTGCGCCGCAACAGAATCATTGCCGGTCTTTCGGAAGCCACCATCGTGGTTGAATCAGCTGAAAAAGGAGGAGCGCTTGTTACTGCCGATATTGCCGTATCGTACAACCGGGATGTGCTTGCTTTTCCGGGCAAGGCCACCGATATCTATTCGGCCGGGTGCAACCGCCTGATACGGTTGAACAAGGCCGCACTGATTGTATCGGCTTCTGACCTGGAATACGCACTTGGATGGATTCCCGAGAAAAAAGACAATGCCCGCCAGCAGGCCTTGTTTACTGAACCACAGGGCATCGAAAAGGACATTCTTGACATGTTGCGCACCCGGGGGCCTATGCTGGTAGATGAGCTGGCACTGGCGGCTGATATTCCGGTCAACAAACTGGCCGGAATCCTCCTGAACCTCGAGTTGTCGGGCAGAGTGGAATGCCTGCCGGGAAAGGTCTATCAATTGGGCTGAACTATATGTATTGAAAAAAAAGCCATTTCTTGAAAAGTATAGACCCCTGCTTTTAAGGCAGACCTTTATAAAAATGCACATTCTCAAAAAATATGTTGTTAAATATATCCATTGAAATAAGCAATACCGGACTGAATTAATAAGTTTGAATAATAAAAATTTCGAACATATGGACATACGTATTGAGCAATTCATGGCCAGAATAAAAGCCCGCAATCCGGGTGAACCGGAATTCCACCAGGCAGTGATGGAAGTGGCTGAATCGTTGATCCCCTTTATTGAGGAACACCCTAAATACAAGTATGCACGGATCCTTGAACGGATTGCAGAACCGGAAAGGGTGATAATTTTCAGGGTTCCGTGGATCAATGACAAAGGTGAAATTGAGATTAACAGGGGCTACCGGATTGAAATGAACTCCGCCATTGGCCCATACAAAGGAGGCCTGCGGTTTCATCCTACGGTAAACCTCAGTATTCTCAAATTTCTGGCCTTTGAACAGGTTTTTAAGAACAGCCTGACTACACTCCCCATGGGAGGGGGAAAAGGCGGATCGGACTTTGACCCCAAAGGAAAAACTGACAATGAAGTAATGAAATTTTGCCAGAGTTTTATGTGCGAACTCTTCCGCCATATCGGCCCTGATACCGATGTGCCGGCAGGAGATATAGGAGTAGGCGGCCGGGAGATCGGTTACCTGTTTGGAATGTACAAGCGCCTGAGGAACGAGTTTACGGGAGTGCTCACCGGAAAGGGGATTGAATATGGAGGAAGTCTGATACGGCCTGAAGCAACCGGTTACGGCGTAGTTTACTTTGCTCAGGAGATGCTGAAAACCCGCGGACAGGAAATCAAAGGCAAAACCGTTGCTATTTCCGGCTCAGGCAATGTGGCCCAGTATGCTGCCCAGAAATGTATTGAACTGGGCGCCAAGGTTGTAACCATGTCCGATTCAAACGGATACATTTATGACCCCCGGGGCATTGATGCCGAAAAACTTGCTTTTATTTTTGAACTGAAAAATATTCGGAGAGGCAGAATACGCGAGTATGCCGACAAATTCGGATGTGAGTATTACGAGAACGAGCGCCCCTGGAAAGTGAAATGCGATATTGCTTTCCCGAATGCCACGCAGAACGAAATAACCGGGGAAGATGCCAGAGAGCTGGTGAAAAACGGATGCATTTGCGTTGCCGAGGGAGCCAATATGCCCTCCACTCCTGAAGCCGTCGAGGTTTTCCTGAAAGCCGGCATATTATATGCTCCCGGAAAGGCAGCCAATGCAGGAGGTGTGGCGGTTTCCGGTCTTGAAATGACGCAAAACAGTATGCGCCTTCCCTGGCAGCGCGAAGAAGTTGACAGCAGGCTCCGCACCATCATGCACAATATCCATGAAACCTGTGTAAAATATGGCAAGGAGGAAAGCGGGTACATCAATTATGTAAACGGAGCCAATATCGGAGGATTTGTAAAGGTGGCCGACGCAATGCTGGCTCAGGGTGTTGTATAGCCTGGCAAATGCTCAGGAAAATCAGAAAATTCATTTTTTGCTGTAAAACACCATTCCGGCCATACTTTAAAAATGTAACTTTGGCCGGAATTTCTTTTTATGGTTCTGATTGATACCCATAGCCATATTTATCTATCTGAGTTTGCCGATGAGGTTGACCAGGTTATTGAGTGCTCCGGAAAGGCCGGGGTGGAAAAGATTTTTCTGCCCAATATTGACAGCACCTCTGTTCAGCCTATGCTTAGCCTTGAAGCCCGGTATCCCGGAACCTGCTTCGCTATGATGGGAGTTCATCCTACATCAGTAAAGGAAAACTACCGGGAGGAGCTGACGCAGGCCGAAAGCTGGTTGCAGAAGCGTTCCTTTGCCGGAATCGGAGAAACGGGCATTGATCTATACTGGGATACCACTTTTCAAAAAGAACAGACGGAAGCATTTGAGCAGCATATTTTGTGGGCCCGGCAATACCGGCTTCCCCTGGTCATTCATTCGCGTAACAGCATACTCCTTCTTCTGGATATCATCAGGCCATATGTTTCGGAAGACCTGA encodes the following:
- a CDS encoding TatD family hydrolase — its product is MVLIDTHSHIYLSEFADEVDQVIECSGKAGVEKIFLPNIDSTSVQPMLSLEARYPGTCFAMMGVHPTSVKENYREELTQAESWLQKRSFAGIGETGIDLYWDTTFQKEQTEAFEQHILWARQYRLPLVIHSRNSILLLLDIIRPYVSEDLKGVFHCFTGSYEQAKQAVDMGFMLGIGGIVTYKNAGMDVLVRKIGISRLVLETDAPYLPPVPYRGKRNEPSYLPFIAAKVAELLNLSVEEVAMITTENAQKLFNFE
- the gdhA gene encoding NADP-specific glutamate dehydrogenase gives rise to the protein MDIRIEQFMARIKARNPGEPEFHQAVMEVAESLIPFIEEHPKYKYARILERIAEPERVIIFRVPWINDKGEIEINRGYRIEMNSAIGPYKGGLRFHPTVNLSILKFLAFEQVFKNSLTTLPMGGGKGGSDFDPKGKTDNEVMKFCQSFMCELFRHIGPDTDVPAGDIGVGGREIGYLFGMYKRLRNEFTGVLTGKGIEYGGSLIRPEATGYGVVYFAQEMLKTRGQEIKGKTVAISGSGNVAQYAAQKCIELGAKVVTMSDSNGYIYDPRGIDAEKLAFIFELKNIRRGRIREYADKFGCEYYENERPWKVKCDIAFPNATQNEITGEDARELVKNGCICVAEGANMPSTPEAVEVFLKAGILYAPGKAANAGGVAVSGLEMTQNSMRLPWQREEVDSRLRTIMHNIHETCVKYGKEESGYINYVNGANIGGFVKVADAMLAQGVV
- the dprA gene encoding DNA-protecting protein DprA produces the protein MEEDSLLHDIALSLIPGVGSITARQLISYAGSSQAVLSMRRKDLLQIPGIGETMADRILQANTLSRAEEELRFIERYKIKALTFRDSAYPERLRQCPDAPLVLYVKGEADLNAEHMIAVVGTRSATSYGKKMCYELIDRLTAKGYRFTVVSGLAYGIDVAAHRASLKAKQPTIAVLGHGLSSIYPPLHAQVAREICREGALVTDFVSDVKAERKNFLRRNRIIAGLSEATIVVESAEKGGALVTADIAVSYNRDVLAFPGKATDIYSAGCNRLIRLNKAALIVSASDLEYALGWIPEKKDNARQQALFTEPQGIEKDILDMLRTRGPMLVDELALAADIPVNKLAGILLNLELSGRVECLPGKVYQLG